A DNA window from Macadamia integrifolia cultivar HAES 741 chromosome 4, SCU_Mint_v3, whole genome shotgun sequence contains the following coding sequences:
- the LOC122076799 gene encoding probable methyltransferase PMT2, giving the protein MATRINSSDNRTRSSVSIFIVIGLCCFFYILGAWQKSGFGKGDSIALAITKQTDCSILSNLNFETHHGGDAGAIDDSDSKAPVFEPCDAHYTDYTPCQDQNRAMTFPRDNMNYRERHCPPEEEKLHCLIPAPKGYVTPFPWPKSRDYVPYANAPYKSLTVEKAVQNWIQYEGNVFRFPGGGTQFPQGADTYIDQLASVIPIENGTVRTALDTGCGVASLGAYLWNRNVIAMSFAPRDSHEAQVQFALERGVPAVIGVLGTIKLPFPSRAFDMAHCSRCLIPWHGNDGMYMMEIDRVLRPGGYWVLSGPPINWKTNYISWQRPKEELQEEQRKIEEMAKRLCWEKKHEKGEIAIWRKRVNDESCRSGQDDSRANICESKNADDVWYKKMEVCVTPYPEVNNQDEVAGGELRPFPERLNAIPPRIAGGSVPGVSVETYLDDNKLWKKHVKAYKKINHIIDSGRYRNIMDMNAGLGSFAAALESPKLWVMNVVPTIADKNTLGVIYERGLIGIYHDWCEGFSTYPRTYDLIHANGVFSLYKDNVRCKMEDILLEMDRILRPEGAVIFRDEVDVLIKLKKIVGGMRWNAKMVDHEDGPLVREKVLVAVKQYWVVGGKNLTSS; this is encoded by the exons ATGGCTACGAGAATTAACTCATCGGACAATAGGACTCGGAGCTCTGTCTCTATATTTATTGTTATTGGTTTGTGTTGTTTCTTCTATATTTTGGGAGCTTGGCAGAAAAGTGGTTTCGGGAAAGGAGACAGCATAGCTTTAGCGATCACCAAGCAGACAGATTGCAGTATCCTGTCAAATCTGAATTTTGAGACCCATCATGGTGGTGATGCTGGGGCAATTGACGATTCTGATTCAAAAGCTCCAGTGTTTGAGCCATGCGACGCTCACTATACTGATTACACACCCTGTCAAGATCAAAATCGTGCTATGACCTTCCCTAGGGACAATATGAACTACAGAGAAAGACACTGTCCTCCTGAGGAAGAGAAGCTGCATTGCCTTATTCCCGCACCCAAAGGATATGTGACTCCTTTTCCTTGGCCAAAGAGTCGTGATTATGTACCCTATGCAAATGCACCATATAAGAGCTTGACAGTTGAGAAAGCTGTTCAGAACTGGATTCAGTATGAGGGCAATGTGTTTCGGTTTCCTGGTGGAGGAACACAGTTTCCTCAAGGAGCTGATACATATATTGATCAACTTGCTTCTGTGATCCCAATTGAAAATGGCACCGTCAGAACTGCATTGGACACTGGATGTGGG GTTGCGAGTTTGGGTGCATACCTTTGGAATAGAAATGTTATAGCCATGTCATTTGCCCCAAGAGATTCACATGAAGCACAAGTACAATTTGCTTTAGAAAGAGGTGTGCCTGCAGTTATTGGTGTTCTTGGAACCATAAAGCTGCCATTTCCATCAAGGGCCTTCGATATGGCTCACTGTTCTCGCTGCTTGATTCCATGGCATGGAAATG ATGGCATGTACATGATGGAAATAGATCGAGTCCTTAGACCTGGTGGCTACTGGGTATTGTCTGGTCCTCCCATTAATTGGAAAACTAACTATATATCTTGGCAGCGTCCTAAGGAGGAACTCCAAGAGGAACAGAGAAAGATTGAAGAGATGGCCAAACGCCTTTGCTGGGAAAAGAAGCATGAAAAGGGTGAGATTGCCATCTGGAGGAAGAGAGTAAATGATGAGTCATGCCGTAGTGGACAAGATGATTCTCGTGCTAATATTTGTGAATCTAAAAATGCAGATGATGTTTG GTACAAGAAAATGGAGGTGTGTGTAACCCCTTATCCCGAGGTTAATAATCAAGATGAAGTTGCCGGAGGAGAGCTTAGACCATTTCCCGAGAGGCTCAATGCGATTCCCCCTAGAATTGCTGGTGGATCTGTCCCCGGTGTTTCGGTTGAGACATACTTggatgacaataaattatggaagAAGCATGTGAAGGCTTATAAGAAGATCAATCATATCATTGACTCGGGGAGGTACCGCAACATAATGGATATGAATGCTGGATTGGGAAGTTTTGCGGCAGCACTTGAATCTCCCAAACTGTGGGTTATGAACGTTGTGCCTACAATTGCTGATAAAAACACTCTTGGTGTTATTTATGAACGAGGATTGATTGGCATATATCATGACTG GTGTGAGGGTTTCTCTACATACCCAAGGACGTATGATCTTATTCATGCCAATGGTGTTTTCAGCTTATACAAAGACAA TGTTAGGTGTAAGATGGAAGACATTCTTCTAGAGATGGATCGGATTCTGAGACCTGAGGGTGCAGTTATATTTCGTGATGAAGTTGATGTGCTGATCAAGTTGAAGAAGATTGTGGGAGGGATGAGGTGGAATGCAAAAATGGTTGATCATGAGGATGGTCCCCTGGTCCGTGAAAAAGTATTAGTTGCTGTCAAACAGTATTGGGTTGTAGGTGGGAAGAACTTGACATCCTCGTGA
- the LOC122075582 gene encoding protease Do-like 8, chloroplastic isoform X2 yields the protein MQVLACNSPLQCQRFDTPRRLGRREIFFEGVSSLYSRSEIQSGSINNASSQSVSIQRPDEDEDISKELGVAICRIIPFTTRRMLLSSPFIYLFCHPSRYFSAYALGDPSVTIEEVTPPVSPSGPLFPSEEKIVRLFEKNTYSVVNIFDVTLRPQLNVTGVVEVPEGNGSGVVWDRQGHIVTNYHVVGNALSRNPKAGQVVSRVNILASEGVQKNFEGKLIGADRAKDLAVLKIEASEDLLRPIEVGQSNSLKVGQNCLAIGNPFGFDHTLTVGVISGLNREIFSQAGVTIDGGIQTDAAINPGNSGGPLLDSKGNLIGINTAIFTQTGTSAGVGFAIPSSTVLRIVPQLIQFGKVIRAGLNVDIAPDLVANQLNVRSGALVLQVPGSSLAAKAGLLPTTRGFAGNIVLGDIIVAVDNKPVKSKAELSKVLDNYNVGEKVLLKIQRGTENLGLPITLEEEKGS from the exons ATGCAAGTATTAGCTTGCAATTCTCCTCTGCAATGTCAGCGTTTTGATACTCCAAGACGTCTCGGTCGGAGAGAGATATTCTTTGAGGGAGTTTCGTCATTGTATTCTCGCTCAGAGATACAATCTGGTTCCatcaacaatgcttcttctcAATCCGTCTCTATTCAGAG GccggatgaagatgaagatatttcCAAGGAATTGGGTGTAGCAATATGCAGAATCATCCCTTTCACAACGCGTAGGATGTTGCTTTCGAGCCCATTCATTTACTTGTTTTGTCATCCTTCAAGGTACTTCTCAG CCTATGCTTTAGGGGATCCATCTGTGACAATTGAAGAAGTAACTCCGCCTGTTTCCCCATCTGGGCCTCTTTTCCCATCTGAG GAAAAAATTGTCAGACTCTTTGAGAAGAATACTTACTCTGTTGTCAACATCTTTGATGTAACATTACGGCCTCAACTTAATGTAACAGGTGTTGTTGAG GTTCCTGAAGGGAATGGTTCTGGAGTGGTCTGGGATAGGCAGGGGCACATTGTGACTAATTATCACG TGGTTGGTAATGCTCTTTCGAGGAATCCGAAGGCTGGGCAAGTTGTTTCTCGGGTTAACATTCTTGCATCTGAAGG GGTGCAAAAGAATTTTGAGGGTAAGTTGATCGGTGCAGACCGAGCTAAGGATCTTGCTGTTTTGAag ATAGAAGCCTCTGAAGATCTATTGAGGCCAATTGAGGTGGGACAATCAAATTCTCTAAAAGTTGGCCAGAATTGTTTAGCCATTGGAAATCCATTTGGTTTTGATCACACCCTTACTGTTGGGGTTATTAGTGGATTGAATCGAGAAATTTTTAGTCAAGCTGGAGTAACAATTGATGGGGGTATTCAGACAGATGCAGCCATAAATCCTGGAAACAG TGGAGGCCCCCTACTGGACTCAAAAGGGAACTTGATTGGGATTAACACAGCTATATTTACTCAAACAG GTACATCAGCAGGTGTTGGTTTTGCCATTCCATCTTCAACGGTACTTAGAATAGTTCCTCAGTTGATACAGTTTGGCAAA GTCATTCGGGCTGGTTTGAATGTGGATATAGCTCCAGATTTGGTTGCAAATCAACTAAATGTTAGAAGCGGAGCTCTTGTTCTACAG GTTCCTGGAAGTAGTCTTGCAGCGAAGGCTGGTTTACTTCCCACCACAAGAGGTTTTGCTGGTAATATAGTACTTGGGGATATCATTGTTGCGGTCGACAATAAACCT GTGAAAAGTAAAGCTGAATTATCGAAGGTTTTGGACAACTACAATGTGGGGGAGAAGGTCCTGCTTAAGATTCAGAGGGGCACAGAAAATTTGGGACTGCCAATAACTTTGGAGGAGGAAAAAGGATCCTAA
- the LOC122075582 gene encoding protease Do-like 8, chloroplastic isoform X1 → MQVLACNSPLQCQRFDTPRRLGRREIFFEGVSSLYSRSEIQSGSINNASSQSVSIQRLEAKKEQKFSPALRPDEDEDISKELGVAICRIIPFTTRRMLLSSPFIYLFCHPSRYFSAYALGDPSVTIEEVTPPVSPSGPLFPSEEKIVRLFEKNTYSVVNIFDVTLRPQLNVTGVVEVPEGNGSGVVWDRQGHIVTNYHVVGNALSRNPKAGQVVSRVNILASEGVQKNFEGKLIGADRAKDLAVLKIEASEDLLRPIEVGQSNSLKVGQNCLAIGNPFGFDHTLTVGVISGLNREIFSQAGVTIDGGIQTDAAINPGNSGGPLLDSKGNLIGINTAIFTQTGTSAGVGFAIPSSTVLRIVPQLIQFGKVIRAGLNVDIAPDLVANQLNVRSGALVLQVPGSSLAAKAGLLPTTRGFAGNIVLGDIIVAVDNKPVKSKAELSKVLDNYNVGEKVLLKIQRGTENLGLPITLEEEKGS, encoded by the exons ATGCAAGTATTAGCTTGCAATTCTCCTCTGCAATGTCAGCGTTTTGATACTCCAAGACGTCTCGGTCGGAGAGAGATATTCTTTGAGGGAGTTTCGTCATTGTATTCTCGCTCAGAGATACAATCTGGTTCCatcaacaatgcttcttctcAATCCGTCTCTATTCAGAGGTTAGAAGCTAAGAAGGAACAGAAATTTTCTCCTGCCTTGAG GccggatgaagatgaagatatttcCAAGGAATTGGGTGTAGCAATATGCAGAATCATCCCTTTCACAACGCGTAGGATGTTGCTTTCGAGCCCATTCATTTACTTGTTTTGTCATCCTTCAAGGTACTTCTCAG CCTATGCTTTAGGGGATCCATCTGTGACAATTGAAGAAGTAACTCCGCCTGTTTCCCCATCTGGGCCTCTTTTCCCATCTGAG GAAAAAATTGTCAGACTCTTTGAGAAGAATACTTACTCTGTTGTCAACATCTTTGATGTAACATTACGGCCTCAACTTAATGTAACAGGTGTTGTTGAG GTTCCTGAAGGGAATGGTTCTGGAGTGGTCTGGGATAGGCAGGGGCACATTGTGACTAATTATCACG TGGTTGGTAATGCTCTTTCGAGGAATCCGAAGGCTGGGCAAGTTGTTTCTCGGGTTAACATTCTTGCATCTGAAGG GGTGCAAAAGAATTTTGAGGGTAAGTTGATCGGTGCAGACCGAGCTAAGGATCTTGCTGTTTTGAag ATAGAAGCCTCTGAAGATCTATTGAGGCCAATTGAGGTGGGACAATCAAATTCTCTAAAAGTTGGCCAGAATTGTTTAGCCATTGGAAATCCATTTGGTTTTGATCACACCCTTACTGTTGGGGTTATTAGTGGATTGAATCGAGAAATTTTTAGTCAAGCTGGAGTAACAATTGATGGGGGTATTCAGACAGATGCAGCCATAAATCCTGGAAACAG TGGAGGCCCCCTACTGGACTCAAAAGGGAACTTGATTGGGATTAACACAGCTATATTTACTCAAACAG GTACATCAGCAGGTGTTGGTTTTGCCATTCCATCTTCAACGGTACTTAGAATAGTTCCTCAGTTGATACAGTTTGGCAAA GTCATTCGGGCTGGTTTGAATGTGGATATAGCTCCAGATTTGGTTGCAAATCAACTAAATGTTAGAAGCGGAGCTCTTGTTCTACAG GTTCCTGGAAGTAGTCTTGCAGCGAAGGCTGGTTTACTTCCCACCACAAGAGGTTTTGCTGGTAATATAGTACTTGGGGATATCATTGTTGCGGTCGACAATAAACCT GTGAAAAGTAAAGCTGAATTATCGAAGGTTTTGGACAACTACAATGTGGGGGAGAAGGTCCTGCTTAAGATTCAGAGGGGCACAGAAAATTTGGGACTGCCAATAACTTTGGAGGAGGAAAAAGGATCCTAA